From Camelus ferus isolate YT-003-E chromosome 18, BCGSAC_Cfer_1.0, whole genome shotgun sequence, one genomic window encodes:
- the IL32 gene encoding interleukin-32 isoform X2 — MCFSRHRSVDDFCDTVESLPNENAEVQPALEKLEDQINEDMLEAVGATIEDNVSESAPLLSELRLRTQRPADPDVIYDGPEVQEPESIWDRVKRMFDVLMQKWSDALAWLWKKVAACLQSLGNAIEAIWRKFKGFCSSLGQLFKSCITV; from the exons ATGTGTTTCTCCAGG CACAGGAGTGTAGATGACTTCTGTGATACAGTGGAAAGTCTACCCAATGAAAATGCAGAG GTGCAGCCAGCTCTAGAAAAGCTAGAG GACCAAATTAATGAGGACATGCTTGAAGCTGTGGGTGCTACCATTGAGGACAATGTCTCG GAATCTGCTCCCTTGCTTTCCGAGCTACGTCTCAGAACCCAAAGACCTGCTGATCCTGACGTGATATATGATGGCCCAGAGGTCCAGGAGCCTGAGAGCATTTGGGACAGGGTAAAGAGAATGTTTGATGTGCTGATGCAGAAATGGAGCGATGCACTGGCCTGGCTGTGGAAGAAGGTGGCTGCCTGCCTACAGTCCTTGGGCAACGCGATTGAGGCCATCTGGAGAAAGTTCAAAGGTTTCTGCTCCTCTCTGGGGCAGCTCTTCAAGAGCTGCATCACTGTCTAG
- the IL32 gene encoding interleukin-32 isoform X1, with protein MCFSRNVPEHIAVLRASMHRSVDDFCDTVESLPNENAEVQPALEKLEDQINEDMLEAVGATIEDNVSESAPLLSELRLRTQRPADPDVIYDGPEVQEPESIWDRVKRMFDVLMQKWSDALAWLWKKVAACLQSLGNAIEAIWRKFKGFCSSLGQLFKSCITV; from the exons ATGTGTTTCTCCAGG AATGTCCCAGAGCACATTGCTGTTCTGAGGGCCAGTATG CACAGGAGTGTAGATGACTTCTGTGATACAGTGGAAAGTCTACCCAATGAAAATGCAGAG GTGCAGCCAGCTCTAGAAAAGCTAGAG GACCAAATTAATGAGGACATGCTTGAAGCTGTGGGTGCTACCATTGAGGACAATGTCTCG GAATCTGCTCCCTTGCTTTCCGAGCTACGTCTCAGAACCCAAAGACCTGCTGATCCTGACGTGATATATGATGGCCCAGAGGTCCAGGAGCCTGAGAGCATTTGGGACAGGGTAAAGAGAATGTTTGATGTGCTGATGCAGAAATGGAGCGATGCACTGGCCTGGCTGTGGAAGAAGGTGGCTGCCTGCCTACAGTCCTTGGGCAACGCGATTGAGGCCATCTGGAGAAAGTTCAAAGGTTTCTGCTCCTCTCTGGGGCAGCTCTTCAAGAGCTGCATCACTGTCTAG